GGCAACGGGAAACTGGCTTTACACAGGGGGTGGGGATCGGGATAATACGGGGCTTTGAAACCGAAGGCCTTTTCCGCTGTCCGCGGCGGAAAAGGTTTCTTTTTTGTCCGAAAGGAAGGATGGATGCACGAGACCGTTCCCATGACGCGGGAGGGTTACAACCGTTTGAAAGCCGAAATCTCTCGCCTGGAAAACGATGAGCTGCCCGTCATTACCGAAAAGTTGGCTGCCGCCCGCGAGGAAGGCGACCTGAAGGAAAACGCCGAATACCATGCCCAGCGTGAAAACCAGGGCATGCTGATGGCGAAGATCAGCGAGCTGAAAGACAAGGTCGCTCGGGCGTCAATCGTTGATACGTCGCAAATGCCCAAAGACGAGGTCGCTTTTGGCTGCACCGTGACTGTCGAAGACCTGGCCTACGGTGACGAAGAAGAGTTCACCCTGGTGGGCACCGGCGACGAAGATTACGACACGAACAAGATCCTGGTGACCAGCCCGCTGGGCCAAGGACTGATCGGCAAAAAGGTTGGTGATACCGCGGAAGTCGAAG
The DNA window shown above is from Crateriforma spongiae and carries:
- the greA gene encoding transcription elongation factor GreA is translated as MHETVPMTREGYNRLKAEISRLENDELPVITEKLAAAREEGDLKENAEYHAQRENQGMLMAKISELKDKVARASIVDTSQMPKDEVAFGCTVTVEDLAYGDEEEFTLVGTGDEDYDTNKILVTSPLGQGLIGKKVGDTAEVEAPAGMLKFKILKIEYES